From the genome of Desmodus rotundus isolate HL8 chromosome 2, HLdesRot8A.1, whole genome shotgun sequence, one region includes:
- the ACKR3 gene encoding atypical chemokine receptor 3 isoform X1 translates to MQPLSGPGAGATSSEPSEEVAQQLCGSSLCAGAPIAALGAMDLHLFDYSEPGNFSDISWPCNSSDCIVVDTVTCPSMANKSILLYTLSFIYIFIFVIGMIANSVVVWVNIQAKTTGYDTHCYILNLAIADLWVVVTIPVWVVSLVQHNQWPMGELTCKVTHLIFSINLFGSIFFLTCMSVDRYLSITYFTNTSSHRKKMVRRIVCVLVWLLAFCVSLPDTYYLKTVTSASNNETYCRSFYPEHSAKEWLIGMELVSVILGFVIPFCVIAVFYFLLARAISASGDQEKHSSRKIIFSYVVVFLVCWLPYHVAVLLDVFSVLHYIPFTCQLEGFLFTALHVTQCLSLAHCCVNPVLYSFINRNYRYELMKAFIFKYSAKTGLTKLIDASRVSEAEYSALEQSAK, encoded by the coding sequence CTTTGTGGTTCGAGTCTCTGTGCAGGCGCCCCGATCGCCGCCCTCGGCGCCATGGATCTGCATCTCTTCGACTACTCGGAACCGGGGAACTTCTCCGACATCAGCTGGCCCTGCAACAGCAGCGACTGCATCGTGGTCGACACGGTGACGTGCCCCAGCATGGCCAACAAAAGCATCCTGCTCTACACGCTGTCCTTCATCTACATCTTCATCTTCGTCATCGGCATGATCGCCAACTCCGTGGTGGTCTGGGTGAACATCCAGGCCAAGACCACCGGCTACGACACGCACTGCTACATCCTGAACCTGGCCATCGCCGACCTGTGGGTGGTGGTCACCATCCCGGTCTGGGTGGTCAGCCTTGTGCAGCATAACCAGTGGCCCATGGGCGAGCTCACGTGCAAGGTCACCCACCTCATCTTCTCCATCAACCTCTTCGGCAGCATCTTCTTCCTCACGTGCATGAGCGTGGACCGCTACCTGTCCATCACCTACTTCACCAACACCTCGAGCCACAGGAAGAAGATGGTTCGCCGCATCGTCTGCGTCCTGGTGTGGCTGCTGGCCTTCTGCGTGTCCCTGCCTGACACCTACTACCTGAAGACCGTCACGTCCGCGTCCAACAACGAGACCTACTGCCGGTCCTTCTACCCCGAGCACAGTGCCAAGGAGTGGCTGATCGGCATGGAGCTGGTGTCCGTGATCTTGGGCTTTGTCATCCCATTCTGCGTCATCGCCGTCTTCTACTTCCTGCTGGCCCGTGCCATCTCGGCGTCTGGTGACCAGGAGAAGCACAGCAGCCGGAAGATCATCTTCTCCTACGTGGTGGTCTTCCTGGTGTGCTGGCTGCCCTACCACGTGGCGGTGCTCCTGGACGTCTTCTCCGTCCTGCACTACATCCCCTTCACCTGCCAGCTGGAGGGCTTCCTCTTCACGGCCCTGCACGTCACGCAGTGCCTGTCCCTGGCGCACTGCTGCGTCAACCCGGTGCTCTACAGCTTCATCAACCGCAACTACCGGTACGAGCTCATGAAAGCCTTCATCTTCAAGTACTCGGCCAAGACAGGTCTCACCAAGCTCATTGACGCCTCCCGGGTGTCGGAAGCCGAATACTCCGCTTTGGAGCAAAGCGCCAAATAG
- the ACKR3 gene encoding atypical chemokine receptor 3 isoform X2 → MDLHLFDYSEPGNFSDISWPCNSSDCIVVDTVTCPSMANKSILLYTLSFIYIFIFVIGMIANSVVVWVNIQAKTTGYDTHCYILNLAIADLWVVVTIPVWVVSLVQHNQWPMGELTCKVTHLIFSINLFGSIFFLTCMSVDRYLSITYFTNTSSHRKKMVRRIVCVLVWLLAFCVSLPDTYYLKTVTSASNNETYCRSFYPEHSAKEWLIGMELVSVILGFVIPFCVIAVFYFLLARAISASGDQEKHSSRKIIFSYVVVFLVCWLPYHVAVLLDVFSVLHYIPFTCQLEGFLFTALHVTQCLSLAHCCVNPVLYSFINRNYRYELMKAFIFKYSAKTGLTKLIDASRVSEAEYSALEQSAK, encoded by the coding sequence ATGGATCTGCATCTCTTCGACTACTCGGAACCGGGGAACTTCTCCGACATCAGCTGGCCCTGCAACAGCAGCGACTGCATCGTGGTCGACACGGTGACGTGCCCCAGCATGGCCAACAAAAGCATCCTGCTCTACACGCTGTCCTTCATCTACATCTTCATCTTCGTCATCGGCATGATCGCCAACTCCGTGGTGGTCTGGGTGAACATCCAGGCCAAGACCACCGGCTACGACACGCACTGCTACATCCTGAACCTGGCCATCGCCGACCTGTGGGTGGTGGTCACCATCCCGGTCTGGGTGGTCAGCCTTGTGCAGCATAACCAGTGGCCCATGGGCGAGCTCACGTGCAAGGTCACCCACCTCATCTTCTCCATCAACCTCTTCGGCAGCATCTTCTTCCTCACGTGCATGAGCGTGGACCGCTACCTGTCCATCACCTACTTCACCAACACCTCGAGCCACAGGAAGAAGATGGTTCGCCGCATCGTCTGCGTCCTGGTGTGGCTGCTGGCCTTCTGCGTGTCCCTGCCTGACACCTACTACCTGAAGACCGTCACGTCCGCGTCCAACAACGAGACCTACTGCCGGTCCTTCTACCCCGAGCACAGTGCCAAGGAGTGGCTGATCGGCATGGAGCTGGTGTCCGTGATCTTGGGCTTTGTCATCCCATTCTGCGTCATCGCCGTCTTCTACTTCCTGCTGGCCCGTGCCATCTCGGCGTCTGGTGACCAGGAGAAGCACAGCAGCCGGAAGATCATCTTCTCCTACGTGGTGGTCTTCCTGGTGTGCTGGCTGCCCTACCACGTGGCGGTGCTCCTGGACGTCTTCTCCGTCCTGCACTACATCCCCTTCACCTGCCAGCTGGAGGGCTTCCTCTTCACGGCCCTGCACGTCACGCAGTGCCTGTCCCTGGCGCACTGCTGCGTCAACCCGGTGCTCTACAGCTTCATCAACCGCAACTACCGGTACGAGCTCATGAAAGCCTTCATCTTCAAGTACTCGGCCAAGACAGGTCTCACCAAGCTCATTGACGCCTCCCGGGTGTCGGAAGCCGAATACTCCGCTTTGGAGCAAAGCGCCAAATAG